In Candidatus Latescibacterota bacterium, the DNA window GCCATTATCTCTCGAGCGGGAAAACGGAGTTAATTAACAATGAATAGTACGGAGCTAAAGCCCGGAGTGCACTGGGTCGGAGGCATCGACTGGGACATCAGGAACTTTCACGGTTACCTGACGCAACGCGGCACCACCTACAACGCTTATCTCATACAGGACGAAAAGAACGTACTCATAGATACGGTAAAGCCGTATCTTTTCGATGAGCTTCTCTCCAGGATAAGTTCTGTAATGGATCCTGCGAAGATCGACTACATCGTCTCCAACCATGTAGAGATGGACCATTCGGGATCTCTTCCCCGAATGCTCGAGCATGCGCCGAACGCAAGAGTGATCACTTCGGTCCAGGGTGAGAAGGGCCTGAAAAGACATTTCGGGAATGGGATGGATCTGCTGCCGGTCAATTCGGGAGATACCCTGGAGATCGGAAAGAACACACTTCACTTTGTTCATACTCCGATGCTTCACTGGCCGGACAATATGGTCACATGGATGCCCGGAGAGAGGATCCTTTTTTCGAACGATGCATTCGGCCAGCATATTGCGACACCCCAGCGTTTCGACGACGAGGTCGGATGGGAGATCCTTCACGAAGAGGCGGCGAAGTATTTCGCGAATATCGTCCTGCCTTACGTCGATCAGGGGCGGAAAGCCCTCGACGTGCTTGCTGATCTCGATATCGCCATGATAGCGACGAGCCATGGTGTGATATGGAGATCGATGATCCCGCAGATCGTGGCCAAATATGATAAATGGTCCAGGAATGAGACCGACCCGAAAGCCTTGATCGTATACGATACGATGTGGGGATCGACCGAGAAGATAGCCCTCGCCCTTCAGGATGGGTTGGAAAAGGCCGGAGTTCCGGTGACGAGAAGAAATCTGAAGACTACGCACATATCAGATATATTCACTGATCTTCTTACTTCGAAATTCATTCTGATCGGATCGCCCACGCTTAACAACGGGATGCTTCCGACCGTAGGAGCATTTCTGACTTACCTTAAGGGGCTTCGTCCGAGAGACCGCGTGGGAATGGCGTTTGGCTCGTTCGGGTGGGGTGGGCAGGCCGTAGGGCAGGTAGAGGATGTGATGAAAGAT includes these proteins:
- a CDS encoding FprA family A-type flavoprotein produces the protein MNSTELKPGVHWVGGIDWDIRNFHGYLTQRGTTYNAYLIQDEKNVLIDTVKPYLFDELLSRISSVMDPAKIDYIVSNHVEMDHSGSLPRMLEHAPNARVITSVQGEKGLKRHFGNGMDLLPVNSGDTLEIGKNTLHFVHTPMLHWPDNMVTWMPGERILFSNDAFGQHIATPQRFDDEVGWEILHEEAAKYFANIVLPYVDQGRKALDVLADLDIAMIATSHGVIWRSMIPQIVAKYDKWSRNETDPKALIVYDTMWGSTEKIALALQDGLEKAGVPVTRRNLKTTHISDIFTDLLTSKFILIGSPTLNNGMLPTVGAFLTYLKGLRPRDRVGMAFGSFGWGGQAVGQVEDVMKDLKWELPGEKIRINYIPDVDELVSVQDTAYEIGKKIIGETR